The genomic stretch CCTCATCGTCGGGCTGGCTCCCGCGGCCCACGGCGGCAACCGGACCGGCCGCATCTTCACGGGGGACCGGAGCGGCGACTGGCTCTTCGCGGCCCTGCACCGGTTCGGCTTCGCCAACCAGCCGACCTCCACCCATCGCGGGGACGGCCTCGCCCTCCGGGACTGCTACATCACCGCCGCCGTCCGCTGCGCCCCCCCGGGAAACCGGCCGAGCCGTGCGGAGCTCGGCCGGTGCCGGCCGTACCTGCTCGAGGAGATCCGGTTGCTCGAGCGCGTCAAGGTTGTGGTCGCCCTGGGGCGGATCGCGCTCGACGCCTACCTCGCCGCCCGCCGGGCCCTGGCCCAGCCGCTCCCCGCGCGCCGGCCCGCCTTCGCCCACGGGGCCGTCACCCGCCTCCCGGGTGGCCTCCTCCTCATCAGCTCCTACCACCCGAGCCAGCAGAACACGCTCACCGGCCGCCTGACCCGACCAATGTTCCACCGCGTCTTCGCCCGGGTCCGCCGCCTCCTGTCCTCACGCTAGCGCTCAGCCCAGAGCCGGACACCGCGGAGGGGAGTCCCCGTGCATCCCCCGGGGAGAAAAGTATCACAGCCTGCGCCCGCCTGAGGGCAGTGGCGCCAGCGCACAACAACTGGCCTCGCAGGGCTTTCCGTGGTGGGGGGTTACGCCCGCTCCCTCGCGCGATCCCTCCCTCCCCTGTGGCACTGCCATTGCACCATCCCCGACGGCGAAGCCTGGCTGAAGCATTCTGAGCCGGTTTCAGGAGGAGTCAAGATGAAGCGCCTTCTTTGGCTAGCCGCCGTCGCGTCTCTCGCCACGGGGTGCGCCACGCCACTGACGCCGCGGGAGCGGGGGGCTATCACCGGTGCCGCCCTCGGCGCCAGCATCGGGGCTATTGCAGGGAGTCCGAGCGGCCGGGGAGCAGAGGGGGCGATCATCGGGGGCATGGGCGGGGCGGTCGTGGGGGGCGTGCTCGCGGAAGCGGCCCAGCAGCGCCAGGCGGCCGTTCGGCCTCCTGCTCGCCCTGCCCCGGTCGTCGTCGCGCAGCCCCCGGCCGTGATTACGCCGCCGCCCGTCGTGGTCACGGAGACCCCGACCTGGGTCCTCGTCCCCGGGACGGCGGTCTACTACTCCCCCGAGATCCAGGCCGATGTGTATCTCCATAGCGGCGTCTGGTACTACCGGGTGAACGGGGGCTGGTTCACGGGTGCCTCCCACACCGGGCCCTGGGAGCTGACGCCGGTCACCGCGGTCCCCGTGATGGTCACCCGGATCCCGCCTGGCTGGCGCGCCACGCCCGGACCGCCTGCCCTCCCGCCCGGCCTCCGGAAGAAGATGGGCGGCTGAAGATCCTGCCGATGCGGGGCCGGCGGCATTCCCCTCAGGCCACGCGGGCGTTCCCTCCCCTGTGATTCGTCATGCGAGCCTTCCACGTCGTGGCAGTGCGCGGCGGGGGGATGGCAATCGGAGGCCGGGCCGGTCAGGGCTCGACCCTGGTCTTCCACCTCCCCATGGGAGCCCTTTGAGACCCGAACGCGTCCTGGTCGTTGAAGATGACCCCGAGCTCCTCGAAGCCTGTGCCGAGGTTCTCCGGCGGGCGGGCTACGAAGTGCGCCAGGCCGAGTCCGGCGAGGCGGCAGAAGCGGTTCTGCGGGCCTCGGCCATTGATGTCGTCGTTGTTGATCTGAAGC from Candidatus Methylomirabilis sp. encodes the following:
- a CDS encoding uracil-DNA glycosylase; protein product: MSNALLRLQETIVACRACPRLVRHRERVAAAKVRRYREWEYWGRPVPSFGDPGARLLIVGLAPAAHGGNRTGRIFTGDRSGDWLFAALHRFGFANQPTSTHRGDGLALRDCYITAAVRCAPPGNRPSRAELGRCRPYLLEEIRLLERVKVVVALGRIALDAYLAARRALAQPLPARRPAFAHGAVTRLPGGLLLISSYHPSQQNTLTGRLTRPMFHRVFARVRRLLSSR